The genomic window ACCGGAGTATTCCCGTCGATACGGGGACAGACAGCGGTAAGGCAATCCTGCAATGGGTATGGCACGCTGTAGGCGTAGGGTTACCGGTGCCGCTCTATACCGGCGGAGATATCCGCGGCGGGCTAAGCCATGCCGTTCCACGACACGTCGTCCTTGCGCTTCCTGCCACGGACGATGCACCAGAATTATCGATTTACGATCCGGGGACGGGACATGTTTATCGCGTCCCCATTTTTTCAATGGCGCAACGGTCAACGCCGTTGCCAGCTTTCGGACACTGGACACACCTTGCGTGGGCAGTGCTCCCTCAACCAATTAGGAGTCACCATGACTGATGTTGCAAAGATGATTGACCACACCCTGCTCAAGCCCGAGGCCACGATCGCCGACGTCGCCAAACTGGTGGAAGACGCCAAGGAGCTCGGCACCTACTCGGTGTGCGTCTCCCCGTCGATGCTTCCGCTGCCTGAAGATATCGAGCTCGGGGACGTCAAGCTCTGCGTGGTCGTCGGTTTCCCCTCGGGCGCCGTCGCCTCCGAGATCAAAGCTGCTGAGGCTGCGCGTGCGGTCGCGGCGGGCGCCGATGAGGTGGACATGGTCATCAACATCGGCTACGCCAAGGAACACGACTGGGACGCCCTGGCCTACGATATCGCCGTTGTCCGCGACGCGATCCCGTACGCCGTCCTCAAGGTCATCATTGAGTCTGCAGCGCTCACAGACGAAGAGATCGTCGAGGCCTGCAAGTGCGCCATGGAAGCAAGTGCGGACTTCGTCAAGACTTCCACGGGCTTCCACCCAGCAGGTGGCGCCTCGACCCATGCGGTCAAGCTCATGCGCGAGACCGTGGGCGAAGAGCTCGAGGTGAAGGCTTCTGGCGGCATTCGCGACGCCGAAACCGCGAAGGCCATGATCGAGGCCGGTGCAACGCGCCTGGGCCTGTCCTCCTCGCGCGCGATCATCGAGGGCTTCGCCGAGTAGTATCGGGCAATAAGGTGGGGGTTTACTGTGGTAAGCCCCCACCTTTTGCATAGAGGGCAGTTGCCTGGCGACAGTTCTTTTGAATATACCGACCGCCGGTTCATATATGGGCCTGGTGGGGCTCAGATTCATGTTTTGTGCCGGAAGTCGAGGTGCCGCATGCCCGGCAGGCCGACGCGCCCCACGACGCCGGTGGCGTGCTACACGGAGCGCCATGCAATAGCGTCGGCAGCCGTTGGATTTGGGCAAGCAGAACCCGCCTATGACGACTTACTCAGACCTGCTTAAAGCTCCAGAATCTATACCATCGGCGTTATCGCGCATCGGTCGTGCGAGCTCTTCATGCAGATTTGCTGTCCAAAGGTAGGTAGAAGAGCTGTCAGCTGACAGGACCGGCAGCTAGCGCTTTGCGAGTTCGCGCAGCTTCGGATGGGAGAAGCTTAAGAGCGACGCAACGGCCAGTAGCCCTATCGTGACGCTTAGAGGGAGGAGCGGGTGTACTCCGTACAAGGCGGTAGCCGAAACTGGTGCGACGGCAAAGGCGATACCGTTGTTAGAGTTCACTAGTCCAGCTAGGCTGCCCTGCTCCTGAGGGCTGAGCTCCATGGTCGGACCAGCAGTGTACCCTGGCACTGCTAACCCTACCCCCAGGCCGAAGAGCACCGTGGCCAAACCGAACAAGATATAGGAGTGTCCAGGGAGGAAGAGGGCTACACCGATAAGCGTTAAGAGCAGGCCTCGTCTGAGAAGCTGAACGGAATTCCATCCAAGTTTTGCTGCCAACCCCGCCTGGGAGAAAACCAACATGATGGACATCAACACCATGTAAATAGCGGTCACGCTGACGGTCTGTTCAGAGGGAAGAGAGAAGCGGTCTTGAATGATGAAACCCAACAGGGTCGAGATGGATGCAAACATCAGATAAATCATGAGTCCGCTGATCAAGAATGGGAAGACACGTGGATCAAAGTATGAAATAGTGGTCGGCCTCGCGGGGGCTGCCAGCGTATCTTCGGGTTGAAAGAGGACGGCCAACACAATGATGCCGAATAGCATCATCAGTGGCATCGCGATCAGCGGCAGCATTAGCCCACCAGTGGCAGCCAATACGCCGCCGAGCACTGTTCCTAGAACCATGGAGATTGTGGTGGAAGCGCCAATCCCGCCTACTGCCTTGACTCGCTGGGGCTCGTCTTCCGTGTGAGTGACTAGATGCGTCTGCACTGTGGGGGAAACCGCCGAAATGGCAGAACCATAAATCACTCCTCTAGCGATGAGGAAAGCAATAACCATCGACGGTCCTACCCAGATACCTCGCATACCCAGGTCAGAAATCGTCGCTACACATGCTAGAGCCAACATGGCGATGGTCATCGAAATCAGCAGAATCTTCTTAGCCCCGTGCCGCTGAGAGGCCTTGCCCCAAAACGGGCTCGTTAACGCCAACATAATTGCGGCTAGGGAAATTGCTGCTCCCATGTGCCATTCTTTCATTCCCAATTCACGCGCCAAGGGCGCGATCAAAGGATTAAGTAGCATCTGGCCCATCAACGCCAGCATCAATGTGGCGTATACGATAGGCGCTTGAGCAGCCTTGGGTAGGGTCACCTTTCGCTTCACGGTTTCAGTATCCATCACGATTACCTTTTTAGAGCAGTGGTCTACTTTTTATATGGCTATAGTAGACCGCTGCTCTATTTGATGCAATTGATT from Trueperella pyogenes includes these protein-coding regions:
- a CDS encoding MFS transporter codes for the protein MDTETVKRKVTLPKAAQAPIVYATLMLALMGQMLLNPLIAPLARELGMKEWHMGAAISLAAIMLALTSPFWGKASQRHGAKKILLISMTIAMLALACVATISDLGMRGIWVGPSMVIAFLIARGVIYGSAISAVSPTVQTHLVTHTEDEPQRVKAVGGIGASTTISMVLGTVLGGVLAATGGLMLPLIAMPLMMLFGIIVLAVLFQPEDTLAAPARPTTISYFDPRVFPFLISGLMIYLMFASISTLLGFIIQDRFSLPSEQTVSVTAIYMVLMSIMLVFSQAGLAAKLGWNSVQLLRRGLLLTLIGVALFLPGHSYILFGLATVLFGLGVGLAVPGYTAGPTMELSPQEQGSLAGLVNSNNGIAFAVAPVSATALYGVHPLLPLSVTIGLLAVASLLSFSHPKLRELAKR
- the deoC gene encoding deoxyribose-phosphate aldolase is translated as MTDVAKMIDHTLLKPEATIADVAKLVEDAKELGTYSVCVSPSMLPLPEDIELGDVKLCVVVGFPSGAVASEIKAAEAARAVAAGADEVDMVINIGYAKEHDWDALAYDIAVVRDAIPYAVLKVIIESAALTDEEIVEACKCAMEASADFVKTSTGFHPAGGASTHAVKLMRETVGEELEVKASGGIRDAETAKAMIEAGATRLGLSSSRAIIEGFAE